GGTCAAGGTCAAATCCAAAAATTCGCGAAATTTGGCCACAAACATCGAATTTTTGGATTTGGCCTTGACCTACTTTTCAAGGTCATCCTCGAATTTTTCTGGGTGACCTTGACCTACTTTTCAAGGTCATCCTCGAATTTTTGCGGATGACCTTGACCTACTTTTTCAACGCCACCCTAAAATTTGGAAGGTGTGCTTGAAAAATAGGTCTACGTCGTCAGTTTTTTCGGTTGGAGTTGCTAAGTAGGTCAAGGTCAACTGGGGACCTTTCTGATCAACTTAGAATTTTCTGAACAACTTCTTAAGaccattttcgaaatttttgtttgacctTGACCtacttttttccaattttctgctATATCAGGAATTCTGTGAGGGTGAGATAATAAACAAGATAATATAAAGACACTTTATCAGAATTAAACAAATATGCATACAGTATaatcaaatatatttttatacttCCATATCTTCCCGAGCTTTTATTTACTGTCAGGTCGAGCGTTTCTAATCCAAAATCAGCTGCAATTTCCtggaaaattaattgaaaaaaaaagatgaagAATGCCGGTTCCCGttaatcaaaaaaaaaacaaatgaacTGAATTAATTAAGATATAATTAGCCAAATGTTGCTCTGAATCGAATTATCGAGACACCATCATTCGGAGTACCAACGGAAAAATCATTCAATCGAGAAAGCAGAGTGTGCAGAGTCTTAACAGATTGAATATCAATCGATAACCAATATTAtttggtcttatttgacctcatcCGTGAAACATAACACTCACCTCGAGGAAAAGTGTACAAAATATGTTGAGTACTAGatagattttgaaaattattacgGGCTATCTAGCATGCAACGATAACGATATCTCCGTGATTCCCAGAACAATGATGGTGGCGTGAATACATAAATAAGTAACTTTAAACAAATTAAAATGGTTTGTCAACATTTGGTGGAACTATGTGtgcataatgaaaaaaaaacataatttttctatcaatataaGGCGAGGTCGTCAAAGCATATAAGGGATAGAGCGGAAAAGAATTGATAATTGGGTTACGTTACAATGGACCAATCAGAACTTAAGACCTCAATAGTTTCGAATTTCGATTGGTCCATTGTCACTTGACCCCCAATTCTCGTCAGCACTATTCTGGATATGCGTTACCGAACTCGCCTTAATTTATCGGTATAGTTAGAAAACCTTACAACTTTCGGAATTATTGATTGGAAGATTTGTCTGGCGAATTATTCAAAGGAATTAAAGCATATACATCCGGGATGAGATGGGcgcaaatgaatgaaattagGAAGATATAGAAAATGAGGTGCAATTCAGCAATTCGTCAAAGAGGTGATGACTTAGGAGGCTAATGTCAAGCTAAATTGACACAATTGGTATCGTTAAGGTATGGCTTTGCTTATGCGTCTGACACAAGCAGTGGCTGCATCTGTGGCATCCACTGCTCAGCCACTTTCCGTAGTCGCTGCATGCGTCCGACGCACAAGCGAAGCCATACCTTAACGATACCAATTCTGTCAATTTAGCTTGACATTAGCctccttctacgtcatcacctttCTGACGAATTGCTGAATTGTCCTTGTGAAAGAAGAAATTATAAAAtgcagggtctttacaaatgacaTAGCAGTAGGCATCGATTTTGAAATTCCATGACATTCACATAGTTCAAAATCCAAACAACAGAGTAGGCGAAAGACAAACATTAAAATTCACAAATTCCAAAAATGACTCACTTGtaatgatattcatctgacTGGCATCCTCTAAATTGGTGAACCATTCTGTGTTATCTAGTAGACTTTCTTCTAGGGCATCATGATCCAACATACGATCGTCATCTTTGATGAATTGTTCATATAATGCATTCGAATCGgttctgaaaaaatatattctcaagaataaaaaaataaactaCTGGTTGCAGTTATATACCATAAGGCGAATTTGGCGAATTTCATTAGCAAGATTGACTCACGCAATTTTCGAATAAGATATCAGCTTAGTATTCACAGAGAAAAAGATGTTCAATATATCGGCGAGTGTTTGAAGATTACGAATCAGTTGAAAAAACTTTGTCAACAAATCCATTTTTCTTTTACTACTCATACGTAAAAAAACCAAAAGAAGCGTCCTTCCTCGCATGTTATCTTGCATTTGCTTTTCATGGTCTTTATTTTTCAAAGACATCGCTGGAAATGTAACAATTCaaccaataaaaatttcaattcaataattatttcaGAGGACGCGTCTTACTGCTATCTGCAGGATGAAATCTGAGGGCACTAAGTGCTTCATCTAGCTCATAAATCTCAAAACCCAGCATTTTCTCTGAGGTGGGACAATTTCTAAATTCGTGATTTGAAAACTAGCATTAATGAAAAATGTCATAGACATAATTTTATTAATGTTTGTCTGTCACTCTATGAATAAGcctactgaaaaaaaatttggaaattctACCATAGATTAAGATTCAAAATTGAAATCGTGCTCAAAGAAGAAACTTGGCTATCAAATAACAAGAAGTTCTAATCATCAGTAGATCAATTCATCCACGTCATATGAATCGAGGTTAACAGCCACATATGGAAAGGTTAACATGAGTTTGTGTACTTACTGATTGAATTAAACTTTGGACTTTGCTTGTAATTTGGTTCCATTTGTTGCATTTCCAGTTCCTCCAAGAATTAAAGATGATCAATACAGGGTAATTTAATCCATTTAGTATTGATATATCTGCGAAATCCATTtataattttcagaaaactagcAGGAAAAACGATACTCATCACTGGCGCGAGCAGAGGAATAGGCAAAGCCATAGCCCTCAAAGCTGCAAAAGATGGGGCCAATATTGTAGTTGCGGCTAAGACAGCTGAACCCCACAAGATTCTGCCTGGTACCATATACACGGCCGCTGAAGAAAGTAAGCATTTGTATGAaccgaaaaaaataattttaaggaAATTACCTAGAAATCCTGAAATAAATTGTTGCCTCTGTCAttattttcagttgagaaatGTGGGGGAAAAGCTTTACCTTGTGTAGTCGACGTTAGAGATGAAGCCCAAGTCCAAAGTGCTGTCGAACAAGCTGTGAAAAAATTCGGTGGAATTGATATAGTTGTAAATAATGCTTCTGCTATAAATTTGATAGGAACTGAAGAATTAACTATGAAAAAGTATGATTTAATGCAAGATATCAACACTAGGGGCACATTTTTAGTGTGAGTACTCAACTTTCACAATTAATTAATCTTAAAAAACGTCTATTTGTTTGTTTAATTTCAGATCTAAATTGTGTATTCCCTACCTGAAAAAAAGTTCTCATGCTCACATTCTAACCTTGTCACCGCCATTGGACATGAAATCTTATTGGTTTGCCCCACATGTGGGGTATACGATATCCAAATTTGGTATGAGCATGTGTGTGTTAGGTTTTCATGAAGAACTGAGACCATACAACATCGCTGTTAATGCATTATGGCCTAGAACAGCTATCCAAACAGCAGCACTAGATATGCTAACCGAAAAACAAGGTGCCAAATATTCCAGGAAACCCGAAATTATGTCAGATGCTGCTTACGCTATATTAATCCAAGATCCCAAGTCCCCAAAAGCTACCGGAAACTTCTACATAGACGATGATGTTCTGAGATCGAACGGAATCACCGACTTGGATCAATATTGCAACGATCCAGCTTACAAAGACCAACTGATGCCCGATTATTTCGTAGGAGAAGACCCCAAGTTGCAAAGTTCAAGGTCATTCTTGAATTTTGACAAAGAAACAAGCGCAGAGAAGGGACAAAGCGCGGAGCCTCAAGGTCAAGTTGCGGGATTGTTCAAGAAAATCGAAGCTTCTTTAACCGAAGAAGTCGTTAAAAGTACTGAAGCGTCATTTCAATTCGTGGTAACTGGAAAAGAGGAAGGAAAATGGTAAATTCACTCTCGattattccaatttttttttaaggtttgaAATTTATTCAGGTATTTGGACTTGAAATCTGGAAGCGGTAAGTGCGGACAAGGCGAGGCTCCAACTAGTCCCGATGCGACCCTTCAGATGGACAGCGAGAACTTCTTCAAGATGTTCACAGGGAAGATCAAACCAGCTACTGCATATATGACCGGTAGGTTGAAAATCAAGGGAAACTTGCAGAAGGctttgaaacttgaaaaattgaTGAACAGCCTCAAGACGAAATTGTGATGTGTGAATTGAGTTTCGAGAGTTTATAAATGTTATTCAAATTTTCTATAAATATTAAAGATGTATTT
This genomic stretch from Coccinella septempunctata chromosome 7, icCocSept1.1, whole genome shotgun sequence harbors:
- the LOC123317326 gene encoding hydroxysteroid dehydrogenase-like protein 2, encoding MINTGKLAGKTILITGASRGIGKAIALKAAKDGANIVVAAKTAEPHKILPGTIYTAAEEIEKCGGKALPCVVDVRDEAQVQSAVEQAVKKFGGIDIVVNNASAINLIGTEELTMKKYDLMQDINTRGTFLVSKLCIPYLKKSSHAHILTLSPPLDMKSYWFAPHVGYTISKFGMSMCVLGFHEELRPYNIAVNALWPRTAIQTAALDMLTEKQGAKYSRKPEIMSDAAYAILIQDPKSPKATGNFYIDDDVLRSNGITDLDQYCNDPAYKDQLMPDYFVGEDPKLQSSRSFLNFDKETSAEKGQSAEPQGQVAGLFKKIEASLTEEVVKSTEASFQFVVTGKEEGKWYLDLKSGSGKCGQGEAPTSPDATLQMDSENFFKMFTGKIKPATAYMTGRLKIKGNLQKALKLEKLMNSLKTKL